Proteins from a single region of Synechococcus sp. WH 8109:
- a CDS encoding Calx-beta domain-containing protein gives MALATPQAVQLLNLAYFGRPADPASLSGTTSWVAAGATQSQIVAAFVQTSEYQTVTVTPNTTSGEIVTKNLINALYQRLVGRAAADSEVTGWTNAISSGAVNHDYLGITLVNAILNLPESTDIRQVMMAKVESADLYSDYLATDAGDLSAYSTTAGLASGRAFNDSVSTSTPKTGEEVKAVAELLDTPSTYTLTTAAASAAEGDTVTFTLTLNEAPTEAVIVNYVTGTGTAGTGDYASSSGSVTFAAGQQTQFVTVATTEDTSVESDETFTVTFSGTRLTGSVAATGTITNDDVAVVAPTYTLSTSAASASEGDGVTFTLTLDSAPTADVVVNYVTSNGTAGASDYTSTSSSVTFSAGQKTKFVTIQSTEDTAVELDETFSITFSGSSLAADVTATGTITNDDSAAPTYTLTVADVSAAEGDAATFQLTLDSAPTEAIVVNYATAAGTAGATDFTSASSTVTFAAGQTTQFVTIQTTEDTAVESSETFTVNFTGSSLAAAVSATGTITNDDTAVPTYSLTVADVSAAEGDVATFQLTLDSAPTEAVVVNYTTATGTAATTDFTEVTSSVTFAAGQQTKFVNITTTEDTTFETDETFTVTFSGSTLNASVSATGTITNDDADPATAAQTLTLTTGAETLTGAGGADTFDASLSNSLSAFDSLTGGDGNDTITAAVNSAATVVVDTTSIEQFNLTGGANGATLNMESATGVTGINSTNSLAAVTLNNLQSLPTTVGITSPAANQTTTLDFDGAALTGTTDDLQINLSESNNQTITLTRDAGTTEKIETVSINSASEANVIADLQTTGVGTTALELTGSQNLTITAALDNEITSVSGGTFTGNLTLTAGTPGVAITTGTGADDVTGGTGGDTITTGDGADTISSGGGADSIVSGAGID, from the coding sequence ATGGCACTTGCAACTCCGCAAGCCGTTCAGCTCCTCAACCTTGCTTATTTTGGTCGCCCCGCTGATCCCGCGTCCCTGAGCGGTACTACTTCTTGGGTTGCTGCAGGGGCAACTCAGAGTCAAATTGTCGCAGCTTTTGTCCAGACCTCTGAGTATCAGACTGTCACTGTTACTCCCAACACAACGTCTGGTGAAATTGTCACCAAAAATCTAATTAATGCGCTGTATCAGCGTCTTGTTGGACGTGCAGCCGCCGATTCCGAAGTTACGGGTTGGACCAATGCAATTTCTTCTGGGGCTGTTAATCACGACTACCTCGGAATAACTCTTGTCAATGCGATCCTCAATCTCCCGGAAAGCACTGATATTCGCCAGGTAATGATGGCGAAAGTTGAGTCTGCTGACCTCTATAGCGACTATCTCGCTACAGATGCGGGTGACTTGTCAGCGTATTCAACGACAGCTGGTCTTGCTTCAGGTCGGGCTTTCAATGACTCGGTTTCAACCTCAACTCCTAAGACCGGCGAAGAGGTTAAGGCCGTTGCAGAACTTTTAGATACTCCTTCTACCTACACCCTCACTACAGCAGCTGCTTCTGCTGCTGAAGGTGACACTGTTACCTTCACACTTACTCTTAACGAGGCTCCTACAGAAGCCGTAATCGTTAACTACGTAACTGGTACTGGTACCGCTGGTACAGGTGATTACGCCTCCTCTTCTGGTTCGGTCACCTTTGCTGCAGGCCAACAAACGCAGTTCGTCACCGTCGCTACAACAGAGGACACTTCTGTTGAGTCGGATGAAACCTTCACCGTTACTTTCTCGGGTACGCGTCTTACTGGTTCAGTTGCTGCTACTGGCACCATCACAAATGATGATGTCGCTGTTGTAGCTCCTACTTACACTCTTTCTACATCTGCTGCCTCAGCGTCCGAGGGTGATGGAGTTACTTTCACTCTCACGCTTGACTCAGCTCCTACTGCAGACGTCGTAGTCAACTACGTAACTTCCAATGGAACTGCAGGTGCGTCTGACTACACCTCAACCTCCAGCTCAGTAACCTTCTCTGCTGGTCAGAAAACCAAATTTGTAACTATTCAGTCTACTGAAGATACGGCTGTAGAGCTTGATGAAACCTTCTCAATTACTTTCTCAGGTTCATCTCTCGCTGCGGATGTAACTGCCACTGGCACAATCACCAACGATGATTCTGCTGCACCTACTTACACACTGACCGTTGCTGACGTCTCGGCTGCTGAGGGTGATGCGGCAACCTTCCAGTTGACTCTCGACTCTGCACCTACTGAAGCAATTGTCGTTAATTATGCGACTGCTGCAGGTACTGCAGGAGCAACTGATTTCACATCTGCATCTAGCACCGTCACTTTTGCTGCTGGTCAGACAACTCAGTTCGTAACCATTCAGACAACTGAAGATACGGCTGTTGAGAGCAGTGAGACCTTCACGGTCAACTTCACTGGTTCGAGTCTTGCTGCGGCTGTTAGTGCAACTGGCACTATCACTAATGATGATACTGCGGTTCCCACTTACAGCCTTACTGTTGCTGATGTTTCGGCTGCTGAGGGTGATGTAGCAACCTTCCAGTTGACTCTCGACTCTGCACCAACGGAAGCGGTTGTTGTTAACTACACCACTGCTACTGGCACCGCAGCTACTACTGACTTCACAGAGGTAACTAGCTCCGTCACTTTCGCTGCTGGTCAGCAAACCAAGTTTGTCAACATCACAACCACTGAAGACACAACTTTCGAGACAGACGAAACCTTTACGGTCACATTCTCTGGTTCTACGCTTAACGCTTCGGTTTCTGCTACCGGCACCATCACTAATGATGATGCCGACCCGGCAACTGCTGCACAAACCCTCACCCTGACTACTGGGGCTGAGACTCTTACTGGTGCTGGTGGCGCTGACACCTTTGACGCTTCACTTTCTAACAGCCTTTCTGCCTTTGATAGCCTCACAGGTGGAGATGGCAACGACACTATTACTGCTGCTGTTAACAGCGCAGCAACGGTTGTTGTTGACACAACCAGCATTGAGCAATTCAATCTGACAGGTGGCGCAAATGGTGCAACTCTCAATATGGAGAGTGCTACCGGAGTTACAGGTATTAATTCCACTAACTCTCTTGCTGCCGTCACCCTAAATAATCTTCAGTCACTTCCAACAACGGTTGGTATCACATCACCAGCTGCTAATCAGACAACCACCCTCGATTTTGATGGTGCTGCACTGACTGGCACTACAGATGATCTCCAGATCAATCTTAGTGAAAGTAACAATCAAACTATTACTCTCACTCGCGATGCTGGCACTACCGAAAAAATAGAAACCGTTTCTATTAACAGTGCTTCTGAGGCCAATGTGATTGCCGACCTGCAGACTACAGGTGTTGGTACTACTGCACTTGAGTTAACAGGTTCTCAAAATCTTACTATCACAGCTGCGCTTGATAATGAGATTACAAGTGTTTCTGGTGGAACATTCACAGGCAATCTCACACTTACCGCTGGTACACCTGGTGTTGCTATTACAACTGGTACCGGAGCTGATGATGTCACTGGTGGAACTGGTGGAGACACCATCACTACTGGCGATGGAGCCGACACTATCTCTTCTGGTGGTGGCGCTGACAGTATCGTCAGTGGTGCTGGTATTGACTAA